In a genomic window of Nodosilinea sp. E11:
- the urtB gene encoding urea ABC transporter permease subunit UrtB translates to MLEGLIGGLFNGISIGAVLLIVALGLAIVFGLMGVINLAHGELMMFGAYTTFVVQNAAKGMGGVALDLYIFAALPLAFLVAALLGLLLERTVIRYLYGRPLETLLATWGVSLILIQFIRSVSLPMVIGLVIFAALFFIGRLVLTRYTDWDRISQWANPLFLTLSAAISVVAWVLIGNSTSAAFSRPWFSTRNVDVTPPSWLRGGVTLGNSLQFPSARLFIIVLTVLCLVAVYWFLNGTAWGLRIRSVTQNRGMSACLGIPTGQVDAITFALGSGLAGIAGCAVTLLGSVGPNLGGNYIVDAFMVVVVGGVGKLVGSIVAALVIGIVTYLVGSGTLALMFPPTAFFQPAIDFFTFFATTSMAKVMVFALIIAFLQVRPAGLFPPKGRSVEL, encoded by the coding sequence GTGTTAGAAGGCTTAATTGGTGGCCTATTTAACGGCATTAGCATTGGCGCAGTGCTGTTAATTGTGGCTTTGGGTTTGGCCATTGTATTTGGCCTGATGGGGGTCATTAACTTGGCCCATGGCGAATTGATGATGTTTGGGGCCTACACCACCTTTGTGGTGCAAAACGCGGCCAAAGGCATGGGAGGTGTAGCGCTTGATCTCTACATTTTTGCGGCCCTGCCCCTGGCTTTTTTGGTGGCGGCTTTGCTGGGTTTATTGCTAGAGCGAACGGTCATTCGCTACCTCTACGGGCGGCCCCTAGAAACGCTGCTAGCCACCTGGGGGGTGAGCCTAATTTTGATTCAGTTCATCCGCAGCGTCAGTTTGCCCATGGTAATTGGCCTGGTTATCTTTGCAGCGCTGTTTTTTATCGGTCGTTTAGTCCTCACTCGCTATACCGACTGGGATCGCATCAGTCAGTGGGCGAACCCATTGTTCTTGACGCTGTCAGCAGCAATTTCGGTAGTAGCCTGGGTACTGATCGGCAATTCCACCAGCGCCGCCTTTAGCCGCCCCTGGTTTAGCACCCGCAACGTCGATGTGACGCCGCCGAGCTGGCTGCGGGGCGGTGTGACCCTGGGAAATTCGCTGCAATTTCCCTCGGCGCGGCTGTTTATTATTGTGCTCACCGTGCTCTGCCTGGTGGCGGTGTACTGGTTTCTCAACGGTACGGCCTGGGGGTTGCGCATTCGCTCAGTCACCCAAAACCGGGGCATGAGCGCCTGTTTGGGCATTCCCACCGGGCAGGTCGATGCCATTACTTTTGCCCTGGGGTCGGGGCTGGCTGGGATAGCGGGTTGTGCGGTAACGCTGCTGGGCTCGGTTGGTCCTAATTTGGGGGGCAACTACATTGTCGATGCCTTTATGGTGGTGGTCGTGGGCGGGGTCGGCAAGCTGGTAGGCAGTATTGTGGCGGCGCTAGTCATCGGGATTGTCACCTACCTGGTGGGCTCTGGCACCCTGGCGCTGATGTTTCCGCCGACGGCGTTCTTTCAGCCAGCGATCGATTTCTTTACCTTTTTTGCCACCACCAGCATGGCCAAGGTGATGGTATTTGCGTTGATTATTGCCTTCTTGCAGGTGCGGCCCGCTGGGCTGTTCCCGCCGAAGGGCCGTTCGGTGGAGCTCTAG